In the Arachis ipaensis cultivar K30076 chromosome B10, Araip1.1, whole genome shotgun sequence genome, one interval contains:
- the LOC107620357 gene encoding uncharacterized protein LOC107620357: protein MTTVAPLEIQIFSKLVNKARVVEECAKKVATSRDPRGRNTNRGRDTYFQPRAQSFKRGGHVAQGQGNVRRPTFDQYHQARGRGNQSKALPDLTCDRCGRFHPNNSCKIGIGGCFNCGFPGHIARDCTCGRKTQNAGQNQQGQVFAMYAQDAAKADPLMRGICLIGDKTLVVLYDNGASHSFISFDKVEELGLKVSELAFDLHVHTLYQTVMTRSGCRQVGFKLENREFIYDLICLPMVWLEMILGFDWMSKNRVLLDCFERSIRFMPEGENEAVVAKGYYLNSTMVICSGEECQGYILLAANALGDAENLDRISVVRDFPEVFPEDILEFPPQREIEFAIDLVQGAEPVSIAPYRMAPIELAELKAQLEDLLNKRFIRPSVSSWGAPILLVKKKDGGMRLCVDYRQLNKIKLKEDDIPKTVFTTRYGHYEVAVMSFGLTNAPAVFMDYMNRVFRPMDKFVVVFIDYILIYSKTAEEHEEHLRIVLQILKE from the exons ATGACTACTGTGGCTCCTCTTGagattcaaatcttttcaaaactgGTGAATAAAGCGAGAGTTGTTGAGGAGTGTGCGAAGAAAGTGGCAACATCAAGAGATCCTAGAGGAAGAAACACTAACCGTGGACGTGACACGTACTTTCAACCAAGAGCCCAAAGCTTCAAGAGAGGGGGACATGTGGCTCAAGGTCAAGGCAATGTTAGGAGGCCCACTTTTGATCAGTACCACCAGGCGAGAGGGAGAGGTAATCAGAGTAAGGCTTTGCCGGACTTAACTTGTGATCGTTGTGGGCGCTTTCATCCGAATAACTCTTGCAAGATTGGTATAGGTGGTTGCTTCAACTGCGGATTTCCTGGTCACATTGCGAGAGATTGCACTTGTGGGAGGAAGACTCAAAATGCGGGCCAGAACCAACAAGGTCAGGTGTTTGCTATGTACGCCCAAGATGCGGCGAAGGCGGATCCTCTGATGAGAGGTATATGCTTAATTGGTGATAAAACATTGGTTGTATTATATGATAATGGAGCGTCGCATTCTTTTATTTCATTTGATAAGGTTGAGGAACTAGGATTGAAGGTGTCAGAGTTAGCATTTGATTTACATGTGCATACCCTGTATCAGACAGTTATGACCAGGTCAGGTTGTAggcaagtaggtttcaagcttgagAATAGAGAATTTATCTATGACTTAATTTGTTTACCAATGGTTTGGTTGGaaatgattttggggtttgacTGGATGTCCAAGAATCGagttttgttggattgctttgagcgATCTATTCGGTTTATGCCGGAAGGAGAAAATGAAGCAGTGGTAGCTAAAGGTTATTACCTGAACTCTACAATGGTGATATGTAGTGGGGaagagtgtcagggttatataTTGTTGGCTGCTAATGCTTTGGGTGATGCAGAGAACTTAGATCGGATTTCGGTGGTTAGAGACTTTCCAGAAGTATTCCCGGAAGATATTCTTGAGTTCCCACCTCAAAGGGAAATAGAATTTGCGATTGACTTGGTGCAGGGAGCCGAACCAGTGTCGATTGCACCGTATcgaatggctccgatagagctggctGAACTAAAGGCTCAGTTGGAAGAtcttctgaacaagaggttcattcgaccaAGTGTATCTTCGTGGGGAGCGCCAattttattggtgaagaagaaggacGGTGGAATGCGACTCTGCGTGGATTACCGGCAGTTAaacaaa ATAAAGCTGAAGGAGGATGACATTCCAAAAACTGTGTTTACTACgcgctatggacactacgaggTCGCTGTGATGTCCTTTGGGCTGACGAATGCACCTGCtgtgttcatggattacatgaacagagtattTCGTCCCATGGAtaaattcgtggtggttttcatagactATATCTTAATTTATTCTAAGACGGCAGAAGAACACGAAGAGCACTTAAGAATTGTGCTGCAAATTCTGAAGGAGTGA